In bacterium, a genomic segment contains:
- a CDS encoding DinB family protein, translating into MADQVRAAIVESIQGLGSYVEPMRALEGLSAAEARKRPKRGIATIWEQLLHMVFWQDIMLTRLKGQTPPDVPHDQDGWPKMPPVAGQDEAWADLLAHFASGLQEAEKIARRAKLGNRMSRQTKRTFANQLLSLSTHNGYHLGQIVTVRRMIGKWPPPSGGYTW; encoded by the coding sequence ATGGCTGATCAGGTACGCGCCGCCATTGTGGAATCGATCCAGGGCCTGGGCTCCTACGTGGAGCCGATGCGTGCTCTGGAAGGTCTCTCGGCGGCCGAAGCGCGCAAACGCCCCAAACGCGGCATCGCCACAATCTGGGAGCAGTTGCTGCACATGGTCTTCTGGCAGGACATCATGCTTACCCGTCTGAAGGGGCAGACCCCTCCCGATGTGCCGCATGATCAGGACGGCTGGCCGAAGATGCCGCCGGTGGCCGGGCAGGATGAGGCCTGGGCCGACCTGCTGGCCCACTTTGCCTCCGGTCTTCAGGAAGCCGAAAAGATCGCCCGACGCGCCAAGCTGGGAAACCGGATGTCGCGTCAGACCAAACGGACGTTCGCAAATCAGTTGCTGTCACTGTCCACGCATAATGGCTACCATCTCGGTCAGATTGTGACCGTGCGTCGGATGATCGGCAAGTGGCCGCCGCCTTCGGGTGGATACACCTGGTAG
- a CDS encoding RNA polymerase sigma factor, whose amino-acid sequence MRRYEQVVRQHQDRVFSYACYALGSREEAEDVAQDVFIRLWDHWAELDQENVTGWIIRVARNACLDRLRQRQTRAALLHEHLGDREPCTEPEPEAGGNHAALRRQIEAAIRELDEPYRSIVILREIDEHSYEAIASALTMPLNTVKVYLHRARRMLRERLKGIYESA is encoded by the coding sequence GTGCGACGTTACGAACAAGTCGTCAGGCAACATCAGGACCGGGTGTTCAGTTACGCCTGCTACGCGCTGGGCTCGCGCGAAGAGGCGGAGGATGTCGCCCAGGATGTCTTCATCCGGTTGTGGGACCACTGGGCCGAGCTGGACCAGGAGAATGTCACTGGCTGGATCATCCGGGTGGCGCGTAATGCCTGCCTCGACCGGCTCCGCCAGCGTCAGACCCGCGCCGCGCTGCTGCACGAACACTTGGGCGACCGTGAACCCTGCACCGAGCCGGAGCCGGAGGCCGGCGGGAACCATGCGGCGCTTCGGCGGCAGATCGAGGCGGCAATCCGTGAATTGGACGAGCCCTACCGGAGCATCGTCATCCTGCGCGAAATCGACGAGCATTCGTATGAGGCGATTGCCTCGGCGTTGACGATGCCACTGAACACGGTGAAGGTCTATCTGCATCGGGCGCGGAGAATGCTGCGGGAGCGATTGAAGGGGATCTATGAATCGGCTTGA